A stretch of the Bradyrhizobium sp. CCBAU 53351 genome encodes the following:
- a CDS encoding aromatic acid exporter family protein, with the protein MALAKELFDRIRSRRTQLGLAIRVTVAATAAYALATALHLLLPLWAVLTSLIVTQMSVGRSLKATRDYMLGTIGGAIYGGAIAILIPYSSEAGLLGLLVLSVAPLAFIAAINPSLSAATVTAVIVLLVPTMHHSDPMTSAIDRVSEVGVGAVTGLLVSFLVLPSRAVRQIRASAAILLELIADAFTELLAGLTRGRDNDALHRIQDGIGTAMVGMNAIGAEAERERAARLSSGPDTGPLLRTVLRLRHDVVMIGRATVVPLPVEVQMRLAAPLTEVSTAIARFLRSAASALREGAGAPPIHPVHVALQHYAEAVAAVRQDGLIRGHPGDTAERFFALGFSLEQMHQNLCDLDRVVGEWSEAAAGGQAKLAE; encoded by the coding sequence ATGGCACTCGCAAAAGAGCTGTTCGACCGGATCAGGTCGCGGCGGACCCAACTGGGATTGGCGATCCGGGTCACCGTCGCGGCGACCGCGGCCTATGCACTCGCCACCGCGCTGCATCTGCTATTGCCGCTCTGGGCGGTCCTGACCTCGCTGATCGTGACCCAGATGAGCGTCGGGCGCTCGCTGAAGGCAACGCGCGACTACATGCTCGGCACCATCGGCGGCGCGATCTATGGCGGCGCCATCGCGATCCTGATCCCCTATTCCAGCGAGGCCGGCCTGCTCGGGCTCCTGGTGCTCTCGGTCGCCCCGCTCGCCTTCATCGCTGCGATCAATCCGAGCCTCAGCGCGGCCACCGTGACCGCCGTGATCGTGCTGCTGGTTCCGACCATGCATCATTCCGATCCCATGACGTCGGCAATCGACCGCGTCAGCGAGGTCGGTGTCGGCGCGGTCACGGGACTCTTGGTCTCGTTCCTGGTGCTGCCCTCGCGCGCGGTGCGTCAGATTCGTGCCAGCGCGGCGATCCTGCTCGAGCTGATCGCGGATGCCTTCACGGAATTGCTCGCCGGCCTCACGCGCGGCCGCGACAACGACGCGCTGCACCGGATCCAGGACGGCATCGGCACCGCGATGGTGGGCATGAATGCCATCGGCGCGGAGGCCGAACGCGAGCGCGCCGCCCGCCTGTCGAGCGGGCCCGACACCGGCCCGCTGCTGCGAACGGTCCTGCGGCTGCGCCACGACGTCGTCATGATCGGCCGCGCCACCGTGGTGCCGCTGCCGGTCGAGGTGCAGATGCGCCTTGCCGCTCCGCTGACGGAAGTGTCGACCGCGATCGCGCGCTTCCTGCGTTCGGCAGCCAGTGCCTTGCGCGAAGGCGCCGGCGCGCCGCCAATCCACCCCGTCCATGTCGCGCTCCAGCATTATGCCGAGGCGGTCGCCGCCGTCCGTCAGGATGGTCTGATTCGCGGTCATCCCGGCGACACCGCCGAGCGCTTCTTCGCGCTCGGCTTCTCGCTGGAGCAGATGCACCAGAATCTCTGCGACCTCGACCGTGTCGTCGGCGAATGGTCGGAGGCGGCGGCAGGTGGGCAGGCGAAGCTCGCGGAGTGA